A window from Sulfurovum sp. TSL1 encodes these proteins:
- a CDS encoding phosphatidylglycerophosphatase A translates to MTIQKLFLTFFGAGLSPKAPGTVGSLASLPAGVALIHYFGMETLFMLTLAITIIGIFEVNKYEKATGIHDHQQIVIDETAGMWLSLMIAYSTAVTMHYPYVELLAIVFSFAAFRLFDIWKPSTIGWIDRELKGGLGVMLDDVLAGIAGGFLTAAILMGIERLI, encoded by the coding sequence ATGACAATTCAAAAACTTTTTCTCACATTCTTTGGTGCAGGGCTCAGCCCCAAAGCACCTGGTACGGTAGGTTCCCTGGCTTCCCTTCCTGCAGGCGTGGCACTGATTCACTACTTTGGAATGGAAACACTTTTTATGCTGACACTTGCGATTACCATCATCGGTATCTTCGAAGTGAACAAATATGAGAAAGCTACAGGGATACATGACCATCAGCAGATCGTTATAGATGAAACGGCCGGTATGTGGCTTAGCCTTATGATCGCATATTCAACGGCTGTTACGATGCACTATCCTTATGTTGAACTCTTAGCTATCGTGTTCAGTTTTGCGGCATTCCGTCTTTTTGACATCTGGAAACCCTCAACGATAGGCTGGATAGACAGAGAGCTTAAAGGCGGGCTTGGTGTGATGCTCGATGATGTATTGGCCGGGATCGCCGGTGGATTTTTAACTGCTGCAATACTTATGGGGATCGAGAGACTTATTTAA